CGAGCCACGAAAGGTGGTTATTGGAAGGCAACAGGTAAGGACAGGAATGTCAACTCACAATCTAGGGCCGTGGGGATGAAGAAAACCTTAGTTTATTATAGAGGGAGAGCACCACATGGTGCACGTAGCGATTGGGTTATGCACGAATACCGCCTTGATGAGCGAGAATGCGAAAGTGAATCTGGGCTCAAGGTATACCTTCTTCATAAGAACTTAGTGGTTACTAACATGTCAAAGTTTATAATGAAAGTAACACGAGGTTTGTTTATTTTTTGGGCTCTAAAAGTTGCAGGATGCTTATTCGCTATGCCGTGTGTTTAAGAAGAGTTTGAATGCTCCAAAGACAAACGTTGGAGTGCATTATGCTGCGGCGGCGAGTGATCGCTCATCAAGTATGGACCGGTATTCAGAGGGAGGAAGGGGTGGAGAAGATATGGAAACTTGTAATTATCAAACACCAATGGCTTCATCTTCATCTGATCATCTCAACCATGGAACTCCATATGTCTCAAGTGAAACAAGTGATGGCAGATGGATGCAGTACCTATCAGAAGAAGCATTCACTTTTCCAAATCCATCTTTCACCAACTGTGGGAATGTTTCTTATCCCCCATCCAAGGTACAAACTAACATGTAACCTTGAAACGAGCCCACTTCTAAAGCTCGAACTTGATTTGCGAGTAGATTTTCAAGCTCGAGCCCGGATCGTTTATgattttatcaattgttttattAAAAAGTTTATACACATTTATAGttatttttatattaattaataaattattttgtcaatataataataacaataataataataataataataataataataataataatatattgcATAAATACATATTCAACACATCTTATaatgggctcgtttaggctcgcaagCCTAGTAGAGCTCGATAAATGAAGAACGGGTTTGAGCTAGTTTATTAAACGAGCTTGTATTTAGGCTTGGGCTTGCGCTTGTTACGTTCGGATCAACTTGAGCTTTTAGCAAGCTGATTTCGAGTAACTCATGAGCGGTTAATTTGGCCAACACGTTTACACCCATAATTCAAACAATGTTGTGTTATTGACACTGTTATATGATCATAATATTTTCTCAGGTTGACATAGCATTAGAATGTGCAAGACTTCAACAAAGGTTATCAATGCCTCCATTGCAGTATCAAGATCTCCCACAACAAGGGGCTACAAGCTATGTGGATTTGATGAATATGCCACAGACAAGCAGCAGTATGCGCGACTTCTCAACTTCGAATGGTCCTCAGCAGGACATTTTGCAGGAAATCCTTTCAGTTGCGCAAGTTTCACAGGATCTCAACAATCAGAACACTTGGGGTGGAGGTTATTCCAATCATCATGAAGATGATTTCTCGTTTCTGGCTAATAATAATAGCAGCAATAATCAAAAGCATGATGTGGGTTCCTTTAGGTTCATGGGAGATGATCAGAATATGAGGTCTATTGAGGTTGGTGGTGCTCATGACCAGCTCGGAACTAATAGAATGGCTGAGAATTTGAGATGGGTTGGTATGTCTAACAAAGATCTTGAGGTGGTAATGATCAATCTTTTTAGTAGTtcatactattattattattattattattattaagtatAATGAAGGAAACATTAGGACTTCTTGTCCCAAGCGAGTTTAACATTTGGGGTTCTAGTTTAGCTTTTTAACCCTAATATTATAGCTAAAATTTACATTGATTCTCTTGATATTTTCAGACGTTTTGGGAAGATTACAAGACTGTTCCAGTGGAAAATATACCAAACTTTAAGAGGGAGGAACAAGAGGTTCAAGGTACAAATTATACCAAGTCTTAGCTACTATGCACATCTTCATTCTTATAGCTAGGCCTAGTGCTGTAATTGAATCGAGCCGACATAGACTCATCTCCTCTATCTTAACAAGATGAAATATTGAGTTCAAACTCGGCTTGTTAAAAGCTTTAGTCAgcaaatttatttaaaaaagttAGATCTCATATTTACATGTTGATATTTGTAaagaaataaaatattattataaCATATACACAATGTAGAATACAAACggagttttatatatatatatatatatatatatatatatatatatattaggttatAATTAATTCTGTGTTAGAACTATAGTACACACATACACATTAAAATTTACCTGTAATGAGACAGCTAACGAGTGAGCTTACCTTTTCTTGGGCTTAGCTCGTTCACAAACTGAGCTAAGCTTGCTCGACTTGTTACAAACGACCAATAGTGAGCTTTTGTTGAGCTTTTTTCGAGCAAGTTTTGAGCGTGCCTTGAACCGTAAGCTTTTTGAACAATTCTAACTAGTTAGACCCGTCTCACTAACAACTTGAAAAATAGTTGCAGGAGAAAGCAGTCAAACCAACAACTTGGAACACACTGAAGACCACTTCTCACTTGGATTTGTGAACGAAGATCACAACAACTCAAACGACGATAACTTCTTAGATGATGGCGACTTGGATGACTTCACCACAACTCCAAGCTTCGAAATTTATGAGAAAACCAAAGCCAGTCACGGGTTGATTGTGTCAACCGGACAGGTTTCCAAAACCTTCTTTCACCAAATTGTCCCTTCACAAACTGTCAAGGTCCAACTGAACCCAGGAATGATTTATCACGGCAAGCCAAAGCCTAAAAAGAGAGTTGTATACGATGAGGTCACAATATTTGCAGGTTCGACAATTTCAGATCAGGTGACCACCAAGAAGACAGTGAGCCCTTTTGTAAACTTGGTTTCCCTTCTATGGATATGTTGCTTTTATGTTGAAGAATCAAAGGAAGATGATCTTAGTCATATGAATATGAAGTTGAAAGATGATGATGGTTCACCAAAAGAAGAGGAGAATGATGAACAATGGAGCATTTCAAGTGTGGTTTTGGAGAAGGTCATATGGCCATGTGTGACTTTGGCTTTGGCATTTTCTACCATTTGGGTTCATCATAATTACTAATTACAAGTTTTCTAAATttctttttatattatatattgtCTCTAACCATACAAGGTGAAGTTGTATACCTATAGAAAAAAGATAAAACTTAGCTTTCCCTGGATTTATCTGAGGTTGAATTATAATGTTTGTATTTCGCTTACACTTTTCTTTTTAATCATATAATGTTTGTCACCCTAATAAAACAATCTCCAAATTTTCCTTTCCCTTTCCAAAACGCACAATTGATAATGTTATATAACCCATGATCTTTGGTCTACTGATATTGTTGATTGCCTCTTATAAATATGGTGTGGGTTTAAATCCCTAGAAGTACATTCAGATAGATGGTATATAGAAGTAAAATCAATACTACTATTACTTAAAAGAGTAGACTGCAATTTGTGTCCCTGTGACCTGGCCCAAATTGTCACCCTAATTCTAAGAAAATGGTATATTTTACTCCTTAATTCTAAAAAAATGTTGGTTGAGTCCTTCTCTTCCCATATCTGCTCCAACTAGTGTCCCTTGCTCAAACATCGTCACTATATTCTTTTAGTTACCTAACCGCCAACATTGGGGTTGGGGCATAATTATCTTTTCACCCCAATATACACCCTAGTCGATGTTATTGTCCTTTGTTTTCCTAATTCCACACCGATTCATCCATGTGCTTGTGGCAGCCTTACTCGTCAACAAAAAAGCTAACAACTGAACCTCCGGTGAAGTAAACCCTCCATTTTTCTCATTCCCTACCGATTAGCATGGTTACTACAATTTCAGTCAAGGCGAGAATGAATACACCATCTTTGAGTGGTAATGCTTGTTTATTGATCTTGGTTTGTGTAGGTAACCAGAAACTTAAAAACCTGAACTTGATATAACTTGACATTGAACAGTTGTAACTGGAACTAGGGTCAATGCTCCCCTGAGCCACCTTGTATTGCATTTGAGAATGCTGTAGAAGTTCTGGAACAACATGAACTTCGATTTCGGGTTTACACAAGGCATGGATATCATCGAGTAGGTTTTTTTTGATGATATTGTACATTATTGATGCCTAATTATGTTTAAGCAATTGATCAGGGTTTTTTgttgataatttttttttttttttttttttttgtgcagaGCAGGGTTTTTTGATAATGATCAGTTTTATCCCTTTATATGTAAtggtcaatttttttttgtgaatGTAATGAATATAGTGGTTTGGATTACGTTTAAATGTATAACGTACACATGGTGTGTATTATCAATGCACGTGAATCATAAAGTGAATTACATGGAAAATGTTGAGAATCTGCTATTGAAGTGCATTACGTTGAACATGTTGATAATTTGCTAATAAGGTGCATTACATGGATCATGTTGATAGTTGATAATCTACTGTGAAAGCACCTATATCAGATCAAACCTCAGATCTGAAACAGCTTGGAAAACAAGAAAACATCTCAGTCGACGAACAACTTTAGTTTCTTCAAGTTTTCTGCAGAATCTTCACGTCTCCATGATGTTTGgtggaaacaaacatcaaatcaagagcaatggtgattcggAAGGCAGTTAGACCATTCCGAGTCAgtaaccatgctctgataccactatgaaAGGACTGGATCGATGACGAACctcaacattgcacttgattcaagacgtgaaaccaacaaaaacaaaacaagatagaaagatgtagaagattAAACCTTTTATTATTGAATCAGTGATCACAAATTACATAAATCGAAatagtatacatcatctacaagttggtttagatcacaaagatctaaacctagctttctctcactaacacatagtcactCTCTCTAGAATGTGCACACACTGTTGAGGGATTACTAGGGTTTGTGAAAGTTTCACAAAGGTTTTTTTCATGGAGATTCTTTTTTCACACAGATAGCTGCCTAATTCTAAcctatacacacatatatataggctagggcaAACCCATAAGTCCCGACACATAAAGGTCTAGTCCGAATTTAACCTAAGTACGGACAATACACACTATATGCACCTGTCAGTACTTAACAAATAAGTACTGACAAAACAACCAGATAAATTCGGACAACTATAAGTTTTGACAAGCCAAATGCACAAATTCGGACCCCCAACCACTTATAGTGTCCGAATTTGTTAGAATATACCAACTTTAACTTGGCCTTTGACTCTATTGAACAGAACTGATAAAGCACAGTTACCCGACGAAAGCTGCACTTACGGACTCCCCAATAACTGTTGCTATCAGTTATGTCTGGCATAAAAAATATTCAGGCACCGGATACTGTGCTTacagaccccccccccccttgactGATGGTGTCACGCCTGCTTTCTACTTTGGCTGAGACTTGATCTTTCTGGCAGAGCACAGCaatcttcaacccttctaattaaagacttgcTGACAATCATTTAAATGGCCACTTTGTGAAACCTgaagaatccaacatcaaacactgtAG
Above is a window of Helianthus annuus cultivar XRQ/B chromosome 14, HanXRQr2.0-SUNRISE, whole genome shotgun sequence DNA encoding:
- the LOC110909172 gene encoding NAC domain-containing protein 86, whose translation is MAPVSLPPGFRFHPTDEELVAYYLKRKINGHKIELEVIPEVDLYKCEPWDLPGKSLLPSKDLEWYFFSPRDRKYPNGSRTNRATKGGYWKATGKDRNVNSQSRAVGMKKTLVYYRGRAPHGARSDWVMHEYRLDERECESESGLKLQDAYSLCRVFKKSLNAPKTNVGVHYAAAASDRSSSMDRYSEGGRGGEDMETCNYQTPMASSSSDHLNHGTPYVSSETSDGRWMQYLSEEAFTFPNPSFTNCGNVSYPPSKVDIALECARLQQRLSMPPLQYQDLPQQGATSYVDLMNMPQTSSSMRDFSTSNGPQQDILQEILSVAQVSQDLNNQNTWGGGYSNHHEDDFSFLANNNSSNNQKHDVGSFRFMGDDQNMRSIEVGGAHDQLGTNRMAENLRWVGMSNKDLEVTFWEDYKTVPVENIPNFKREEQEVQVAGESSQTNNLEHTEDHFSLGFVNEDHNNSNDDNFLDDGDLDDFTTTPSFEIYEKTKASHGLIVSTGQVSKTFFHQIVPSQTVKVQLNPGMIYHGKPKPKKRVVYDEVTIFAGSTISDQVTTKKTVSPFVNLVSLLWICCFYVEESKEDDLSHMNMKLKDDDGSPKEEENDEQWSISSVVLEKVIWPCVTLALAFSTIWVHHNY